One window of the Archangium primigenium genome contains the following:
- a CDS encoding anthranilate synthase component II: MILVIDNYDSFTFNLVQLLYSLGAEVKVVRNDEIDAAGVAASGASHLVVSPGPCTPNEAGVSMAAIRSAKVPVLGVCLGHQSIGAVFGGQVVRAPEPVHGKTVTVRHESQSLFVGMPVGFQAARYHSLVVDAATLPRELEATAWSPDGLIMGLRHRTLPVVGVQFHPESVLTPEGPKLVRNFLDGRL; encoded by the coding sequence ATGATCCTCGTCATCGACAACTACGACTCGTTCACCTTCAACCTCGTGCAACTGCTCTACTCCCTGGGCGCCGAGGTGAAGGTGGTGCGCAACGACGAGATCGACGCCGCAGGCGTGGCCGCCTCGGGCGCCTCGCACCTGGTGGTGTCCCCGGGGCCGTGCACCCCCAACGAGGCCGGCGTGAGCATGGCCGCCATCCGCTCCGCGAAGGTGCCGGTGCTCGGCGTGTGCCTGGGCCACCAGTCCATCGGCGCGGTGTTCGGCGGCCAGGTGGTGCGCGCCCCCGAGCCCGTGCACGGCAAGACGGTGACCGTGCGCCACGAGAGCCAGAGCCTCTTCGTCGGCATGCCCGTGGGCTTCCAGGCCGCGCGCTACCACTCGCTCGTGGTGGACGCCGCGACGCTCCCGCGCGAACTGGAGGCCACGGCCTGGTCCCCCGACGGCCTCATCATGGGCCTGCGCCACCGCACCCTTCCGGTGGTGGGCGTGCAGTTCCACCCGGAGAGTGTCCTCACGCCCGAGGGGCCCAAGCTGGTGCGCAACTTCCTCGACGGGCGGCTGTAG
- a CDS encoding imelysin family protein translates to MKKHGWVALMTGALLLTSCGEDAVVVDPLPEQSARPVIQNYAALTYANYTEAVKQAKAMQTVIDAFVASPSKERLEAARTAWLAARDSYGQSEAFRFYGGPIDNEDDGPEGQINAWPLDENYIDGAAGSNTVGIIADTVNYPSLTQGTLLEANERDSEVNISSGYHAIEFLLWGEDTSETGPGDRPFTDFVDGGTRPNADRRRQYLTLATRQLIEDLESVQVQWAPGQDNYARRFTAEAPKEAVLKILTGLGSLSGAELAGERMAVAYDNKDQEDEHSCFSDNTHQDLYNNALGIQNVYLGAYGSVSGQGLSTLVAAVNPALDQKMKARLKASLDAIRAIPAPFDQAILGADSSPGRQKVKAAIDALRAQTDTLVEVATALGITLNLE, encoded by the coding sequence ATGAAGAAGCACGGGTGGGTCGCACTGATGACGGGCGCGCTGTTGCTCACGAGCTGTGGAGAGGACGCGGTGGTGGTGGATCCGCTCCCCGAGCAGAGCGCGCGGCCGGTCATCCAGAACTACGCGGCGCTGACGTACGCGAACTACACGGAGGCGGTGAAGCAGGCCAAGGCGATGCAGACGGTCATCGACGCCTTCGTGGCCAGCCCCAGCAAGGAGCGCCTGGAGGCCGCGCGCACGGCGTGGCTCGCCGCGCGTGACTCCTACGGCCAGAGCGAGGCGTTCCGCTTCTACGGCGGCCCCATCGACAACGAGGACGACGGCCCCGAGGGGCAGATCAACGCCTGGCCGCTGGACGAGAACTACATCGACGGCGCGGCGGGCTCCAACACCGTGGGCATCATCGCCGACACGGTGAACTACCCCAGCCTCACCCAGGGCACCCTGCTGGAGGCCAACGAGCGCGACAGCGAGGTGAACATCTCCTCGGGCTACCACGCCATCGAGTTCCTGCTGTGGGGCGAGGACACGTCCGAGACGGGCCCGGGTGACCGGCCGTTCACGGACTTCGTGGACGGGGGCACGCGCCCCAACGCCGACCGCCGCCGGCAGTACCTCACGCTCGCCACGCGCCAGCTCATCGAGGACCTGGAGTCCGTGCAGGTGCAGTGGGCGCCCGGCCAGGACAACTACGCGCGGCGCTTCACCGCCGAGGCCCCCAAGGAGGCGGTGCTGAAGATCCTCACCGGCCTGGGCAGCCTGAGCGGCGCTGAGCTCGCCGGTGAGCGCATGGCGGTGGCCTACGACAACAAGGACCAGGAGGACGAGCACTCCTGCTTCAGCGACAACACGCACCAGGACCTCTACAACAACGCGCTGGGCATCCAGAACGTGTACCTGGGCGCGTACGGCTCGGTGTCCGGCCAGGGCCTGAGCACGCTGGTGGCCGCGGTGAACCCCGCGCTGGACCAGAAGATGAAGGCTCGCCTGAAGGCCAGCCTGGACGCCATCCGGGCCATTCCGGCGCCCTTCGATCAGGCTATCCTCGGCGCGGACAGCAGCCCCGGGCGGCAGAAGGTGAAGGCCGCCATCGACGCCCTGCGCGCGCAGACGGACACGCTCGTCGAGGTGGCCACCGCGCTGGGCATCACGCTCAACCTGGAGTGA
- a CDS encoding imelysin family protein, with the protein MNPTIRRLLTATVVLPLVALSGCGEAQGTTLRTAFLKSLGEDTILPAYRDFDTRSATLATALDALDATPTEATLTQAQTAWRAVREPWGMLAVMSIGPSENLRTVSAVDQVSSPSGIDSVLTSTTKLTVENVEQLGTNRKGMMALEYLLFDAKEGSAAVLARFTAEGEPGTRRRAYARALGEVLHNDATAVRTAWEPDGGDFVSRLANAGVSSIRYATQKDAVDEVVNRFISSVEVAELKLSKPLGFETGGTVRPDEERSRRSDNSIADLRANVAGMERLWFGADGKSGLSGIVASTNKKLDGTVRADLSRLRGALEAIPPPLRTALLENRESVEAARAAFSTLRATLATEVVSNLGVTLKFNDNDGD; encoded by the coding sequence GTGAACCCCACCATTCGCCGCCTGCTGACCGCCACCGTGGTGCTGCCGCTCGTCGCCCTGTCGGGCTGTGGCGAGGCCCAGGGCACCACCCTGCGCACGGCCTTCCTCAAGAGCCTGGGCGAGGACACCATCCTCCCCGCGTACCGCGACTTCGACACGCGCTCGGCCACGCTGGCCACGGCGCTCGACGCGCTCGACGCCACCCCCACCGAGGCCACCCTCACCCAGGCGCAGACGGCCTGGCGCGCGGTGCGCGAGCCCTGGGGCATGCTGGCGGTCATGAGCATCGGCCCCTCGGAGAACCTGCGCACGGTCTCCGCGGTGGATCAGGTGTCGTCGCCCAGTGGCATCGACAGCGTGCTCACGAGCACCACCAAGCTGACGGTGGAGAACGTCGAGCAGCTGGGCACCAACCGCAAGGGGATGATGGCGCTGGAGTACCTGCTCTTCGACGCGAAGGAGGGCAGTGCCGCGGTGCTCGCGCGCTTCACCGCCGAGGGTGAGCCGGGCACGCGCCGCCGCGCCTATGCCCGGGCGCTCGGCGAGGTGCTGCACAATGACGCCACGGCGGTGCGCACCGCGTGGGAGCCGGACGGCGGCGACTTCGTGTCGCGCCTGGCCAACGCGGGCGTGTCGAGCATCCGCTACGCGACGCAGAAGGACGCGGTGGACGAGGTCGTCAACCGCTTCATCTCCTCGGTGGAGGTGGCCGAGCTCAAGCTGAGCAAGCCCCTGGGCTTCGAGACGGGCGGCACGGTGCGTCCCGACGAGGAGCGGTCGCGGCGCAGCGACAACTCGATCGCGGACCTGCGGGCCAACGTCGCCGGCATGGAGCGGCTGTGGTTCGGCGCGGACGGCAAATCGGGCCTGTCGGGCATCGTGGCCTCCACCAACAAGAAGCTGGACGGCACGGTGCGCGCGGACCTCTCGCGGCTGCGCGGGGCGCTCGAGGCCATTCCGCCGCCGCTGCGCACGGCGCTCCTGGAGAACCGCGAGTCGGTGGAGGCCGCCCGGGCCGCCTTCTCCACGCTGCGCGCCACGCTCGCCACCGAGGTGGTGTCCAACCTGGGCGTGACGCTCAAGTTCAACGACAACGATGGAGATTGA
- a CDS encoding HTTM domain-containing protein, protein MEIERARARLFAPVDPASLTVWRVLFGLLMAVAVARFFAYGWIEEHYLAPQVLFPFAGLEWIRPWPREGMYLHFALMGLGALGIAAGVAYRASAILFLLTFTYAHLIDRTYYLNHYYFISLVGLVMVCLPLGSVGKREAVPAWWLWLLRAQVGLVYLFGGVAKLKSDWLWHAQPLKIWLRASTDLPVLGRFFEWSWVPHAFSIGGALFDLSVVPALLWRRTRPFAFAAVVVFHVITRILFPIGMFPWVMISGALLFFPPDWPRRLAAWARRGARVEPPREAVPVRRAWTGPVLAVTFLGVQCLLPLRHLLYPGDVMWTEEGFRFSWNVMLMEKDGVAEFRVSEPATGKWWVVSPSKYLAPYQVKMMATQPDMLLTFAHYLARDFAEKGHPDVEVRVNAFASLNGRPRQRLVDPSVNLATVSPWQGTHTWVLPFQDVAPP, encoded by the coding sequence ATGGAGATTGAGCGGGCGCGCGCGCGGCTGTTCGCGCCCGTGGACCCGGCCTCGCTGACGGTGTGGCGGGTGCTGTTCGGGCTGCTGATGGCGGTGGCCGTCGCGCGCTTCTTCGCCTACGGGTGGATCGAGGAGCACTACCTCGCCCCCCAGGTGCTCTTCCCCTTCGCGGGCCTGGAGTGGATCCGCCCCTGGCCGCGCGAGGGCATGTACCTGCACTTCGCGCTCATGGGCCTGGGCGCGCTGGGCATCGCCGCGGGCGTGGCGTACCGGGCGAGCGCGATCCTCTTTCTGCTCACGTTCACGTACGCGCATCTGATCGACCGCACGTACTACCTCAACCATTACTATTTCATCTCGCTCGTGGGGCTGGTGATGGTGTGCCTGCCTTTGGGAAGCGTGGGAAAGCGCGAGGCCGTGCCCGCGTGGTGGCTATGGCTGCTACGGGCGCAGGTGGGGCTCGTGTATCTCTTTGGCGGCGTGGCCAAGCTCAAGAGTGATTGGCTCTGGCATGCCCAGCCCTTGAAGATCTGGCTCCGGGCGAGCACGGATCTGCCGGTGCTGGGACGCTTCTTCGAGTGGTCCTGGGTACCGCACGCGTTCAGCATCGGCGGCGCGCTGTTCGACTTGAGCGTGGTGCCCGCGCTGCTATGGCGGCGCACGCGGCCGTTCGCCTTCGCGGCGGTGGTGGTCTTCCACGTCATCACGCGCATCCTCTTCCCCATCGGCATGTTCCCCTGGGTGATGATCTCCGGCGCCCTGCTCTTCTTCCCACCGGACTGGCCGAGGCGGCTCGCGGCGTGGGCACGGCGGGGCGCGCGGGTGGAGCCCCCCCGGGAGGCCGTCCCCGTACGGCGTGCGTGGACGGGCCCGGTGCTGGCGGTCACGTTCCTCGGGGTGCAGTGCCTCTTGCCGTTGCGGCACCTGCTCTACCCGGGGGACGTGATGTGGACCGAGGAGGGCTTTCGCTTCTCGTGGAACGTCATGCTGATGGAGAAGGACGGCGTGGCGGAGTTCCGGGTGAGCGAGCCCGCCACGGGCAAGTGGTGGGTGGTGTCGCCGAGCAAGTACCTCGCGCCCTACCAGGTGAAGATGATGGCGACGCAGCCGGACATGCTGCTCACGTTCGCGCACTACCTGGCGCGGGACTTCGCCGAGAAGGGCCATCCGGACGTGGAGGTGCGGGTGAACGCCTTCGCGAGCCTCAATGGTCGGCCCCGACAGCGGCTCGTGGACCCGAGCGTGAACCTGGCCACGGTGAGCCCCTGGCAAGGCACGCACACCTGGGTGCTCCCCTTTCAGGACGTGGCGCCGCCCTGA
- a CDS encoding di-heme oxidoredictase family protein: protein MRRALITLCCLLACGGEREEEGPEPGEELPGGATTVHDTTRNAFTLVARNLQGERRDAFFVGNALFNRNWVTAPASTEGLDGLGPTFNAASCAACHFKDGRGKPPTEPGEKAQALLFRLSIPGEDAYGGPLEDPVYGGQLQPLAILGVPAEGWVELGRTERPGQYADGTPWSLEVPQYTLRDLAFGPPHPQLMMSPRVAPVMVGLGLLEAIPEARLEALADPEDRDGDGISGRVNHVWDVEHRATRVGRFGWKANKPSLQHQNAGAFRGDLGITSDLFPTHDCPPAQEACRAAPNGGEPELDARKLEQVTFYTRMLAVPARREPNEPEVLEGRALFREAGCASCHVPRHETGTMADAPELSGQVIFPYTDLLLHDMGPDLADGRPDFEATGSEWRTPPLWGIGLVKTVNRHTRFLHDGRARSLEEAILWHGGEAERAREHFRHLSAPERAALLRFLESL from the coding sequence ATGCGGCGCGCGCTCATCACCCTGTGTTGTCTGCTCGCCTGTGGCGGCGAGCGTGAAGAGGAAGGACCCGAGCCCGGCGAGGAGCTGCCGGGCGGGGCCACCACCGTCCACGACACCACGCGCAACGCCTTCACCCTGGTGGCCCGCAACCTCCAGGGCGAGCGGCGCGATGCGTTCTTCGTGGGCAACGCGCTCTTCAACCGCAACTGGGTGACGGCGCCCGCGTCCACCGAGGGGCTCGACGGCCTGGGCCCCACGTTCAACGCCGCCTCGTGCGCCGCATGTCATTTCAAGGATGGGCGCGGCAAGCCGCCCACCGAGCCGGGCGAGAAGGCCCAGGCGCTGCTCTTCCGGCTGAGCATCCCCGGCGAGGACGCGTACGGCGGACCGCTGGAGGATCCCGTCTACGGCGGGCAGCTCCAGCCGCTCGCCATCCTGGGCGTGCCCGCCGAGGGCTGGGTGGAGCTCGGCCGCACCGAGCGCCCGGGCCAGTACGCGGACGGCACGCCCTGGTCGCTGGAAGTGCCCCAGTACACCCTGCGTGACCTGGCGTTCGGGCCGCCCCATCCCCAGCTGATGATGAGCCCGCGCGTGGCGCCGGTGATGGTGGGCCTGGGCCTCTTGGAGGCCATTCCCGAGGCCCGGCTGGAGGCGCTCGCGGACCCCGAGGACCGGGACGGAGATGGCATCTCCGGTCGCGTGAACCACGTCTGGGACGTGGAGCACCGCGCGACGCGCGTGGGCCGCTTCGGCTGGAAGGCCAACAAGCCCTCGCTCCAGCACCAGAACGCGGGCGCGTTCCGAGGGGATCTGGGCATCACCTCGGACCTGTTCCCCACCCATGACTGTCCTCCGGCGCAGGAGGCCTGCCGCGCGGCGCCCAACGGCGGCGAACCCGAGCTGGACGCGCGCAAGCTGGAGCAGGTGACGTTCTACACGCGCATGCTCGCCGTGCCCGCGCGCCGCGAGCCGAACGAGCCCGAGGTGCTCGAGGGCCGCGCGCTCTTCCGCGAGGCGGGCTGCGCGTCCTGCCACGTGCCGCGCCACGAGACGGGCACGATGGCGGACGCGCCCGAGCTGTCCGGCCAGGTCATCTTCCCGTACACGGACCTGCTCCTGCACGACATGGGGCCGGACCTGGCCGACGGCCGCCCGGACTTCGAGGCCACCGGGAGCGAGTGGCGCACGCCGCCGCTCTGGGGCATTGGGCTGGTGAAGACGGTCAACCGCCACACCCGCTTCCTGCACGACGGGCGCGCGCGCTCGCTGGAGGAGGCCATCCTCTGGCACGGTGGCGAGGCCGAGCGGGCCCGCGAGCACTTCCGCCACCTGTCCGCCCCCGAGCGCGCCGCGCTGCTGCGCTTCCTGGAGTCCCTGTGA
- a CDS encoding spermidine synthase, translating to MLPYAATLFLSAFLLFGVQPLAGKYSLPWFGGTSTVWTTCMLFFQAMLLGGYAYSYVSTRWLTPRKQARVHLGLLGITAAVLLGRVLVEGSPVAPGPEWRPAADGISTWRLLAMLAATLGLPFFTLSTSAPLLQSWFSRAKPGVSPYRLYALSNTGSLLALLAYPLLAEPWLSRGVQAWAWGLGFLVFAVGSAVCARNTMKLEEPAAAAVVQEKPAEAEGADEAAPGVPRTLGWLGLSTLASVLLTATTNQMSQDVSAGPFVWVLPLALYLITFIIAFEREALYSRTGTALLLLGSVYGVARITYEGPHVPLPIQVLVYCLTLFSGALLCNGELYRLRPAPRHLGAFYLWGSVGGFLGTAIVNLVAPNVLRTYLEFPLSLSACCLLAAMLLLRRADDESIPRAAVRFAPALGLLLVSVGVHLADADTRRPLDSWRGFFGVVQVGQNKSPGNENHAFLLRHGVIIHGVQYTQNGRRLKPTAYYTPDSGLGLAIQEQRRLREVAGKAPGLNIGVLGLGIGTTAALGRPEDTLRFYEINPQVIELAEGKGDYFTFLKDTKAKYSIHEGDARILLEQELAKGQGQGFDVLAVDVFSSDSIPVHLLTEEAVALYRQHLAPGGVIALHISNVHLDLLPIPLAHAHNLGLHLTRVHTKGNDEAESEDNTWVLLAPDKDFSRGETFLAESDERVKRLAYDITPPVRWTDDLSSLLPVIRTTDEPDRSGIRVEPSGKPESAPVAAPAVP from the coding sequence ATGCTTCCCTACGCCGCGACCCTCTTCCTCAGCGCGTTCCTGCTCTTTGGCGTGCAACCCCTGGCGGGCAAGTACTCCCTGCCGTGGTTTGGCGGCACCTCGACCGTCTGGACGACGTGCATGCTGTTCTTCCAGGCCATGCTCCTGGGAGGCTACGCGTACTCCTACGTCTCCACGCGCTGGCTGACGCCGCGCAAGCAGGCGCGGGTGCACCTGGGCCTGCTCGGCATCACGGCGGCGGTGCTGCTGGGCCGCGTGCTGGTGGAGGGCTCGCCCGTGGCCCCCGGCCCCGAGTGGCGCCCGGCGGCGGATGGCATCTCCACCTGGCGGCTGCTCGCGATGCTCGCGGCGACCCTGGGCCTGCCCTTCTTCACGCTGTCCACCTCCGCGCCGCTGCTGCAGAGCTGGTTCAGCCGCGCGAAGCCCGGCGTGTCCCCGTACCGGCTCTATGCCCTGAGCAACACGGGCTCGCTCCTGGCGCTCCTGGCCTATCCGCTGCTCGCCGAGCCCTGGCTGAGCCGGGGCGTGCAGGCATGGGCGTGGGGCCTGGGCTTCCTGGTGTTCGCGGTGGGCAGCGCGGTGTGTGCCCGCAACACGATGAAGCTCGAGGAGCCCGCGGCGGCGGCGGTCGTGCAGGAGAAGCCGGCCGAGGCGGAGGGCGCGGACGAGGCGGCGCCCGGGGTGCCGCGCACGCTGGGCTGGCTTGGCCTGAGCACCCTGGCGTCGGTGCTGCTCACGGCCACGACGAACCAGATGTCGCAGGACGTGTCCGCGGGCCCGTTCGTCTGGGTGCTCCCGCTGGCGCTCTACCTCATCACCTTCATCATCGCCTTCGAGCGCGAGGCGCTCTACTCGCGCACGGGCACGGCGCTCCTGCTGCTCGGCTCGGTGTACGGCGTGGCGCGCATCACCTACGAGGGTCCCCACGTGCCCCTGCCCATCCAGGTGCTCGTGTACTGCCTCACGCTGTTCTCCGGGGCGCTGCTGTGCAACGGCGAGCTGTACCGGCTGCGGCCCGCGCCGCGCCACTTGGGGGCCTTCTACCTGTGGGGCTCGGTGGGCGGCTTTCTCGGCACGGCGATCGTGAACCTGGTGGCGCCCAACGTGCTGCGCACCTACCTGGAGTTCCCCCTGTCGCTCAGCGCGTGCTGCCTGCTCGCGGCGATGCTGCTCCTGCGGCGCGCGGACGACGAGAGCATCCCCCGGGCGGCGGTGCGCTTCGCCCCGGCGCTGGGCCTGCTGCTCGTGTCGGTGGGCGTGCACCTGGCGGACGCGGACACCCGCCGGCCGCTGGACTCCTGGCGCGGCTTCTTCGGCGTGGTGCAGGTGGGGCAGAACAAGAGCCCGGGCAACGAGAACCACGCCTTCCTGCTGCGCCACGGCGTCATCATCCACGGCGTGCAGTACACGCAGAATGGCCGGCGGCTGAAGCCCACGGCGTACTACACGCCCGACAGCGGGCTCGGTCTGGCCATCCAGGAGCAGCGTCGGCTGCGCGAGGTGGCGGGCAAGGCGCCGGGGCTGAACATCGGCGTGCTGGGCCTGGGCATCGGCACCACGGCGGCGCTCGGACGGCCCGAGGACACGCTGCGCTTCTATGAGATCAACCCCCAGGTGATCGAGCTGGCCGAGGGCAAGGGCGACTACTTCACCTTCCTCAAGGACACGAAGGCGAAGTACAGCATCCACGAGGGCGACGCGCGCATCCTCCTGGAGCAGGAGTTGGCCAAGGGTCAGGGCCAGGGCTTCGACGTGCTCGCGGTGGACGTGTTCAGCTCGGACTCCATCCCCGTGCACCTGCTCACCGAGGAGGCCGTGGCGCTCTACCGCCAGCACCTGGCGCCCGGGGGCGTCATCGCCCTGCACATCAGCAACGTGCACCTGGACCTGTTGCCCATTCCGCTCGCGCACGCGCACAACCTCGGGCTGCACCTCACGCGCGTGCACACCAAGGGCAACGACGAGGCCGAGAGCGAGGACAACACCTGGGTGCTGCTCGCGCCGGACAAGGACTTCTCGCGTGGGGAGACGTTCCTCGCGGAGAGCGACGAGCGGGTGAAGCGGCTCGCGTACGACATCACCCCGCCCGTGCGCTGGACGGATGACCTGAGCAGCCTCTTGCCCGTCATCCGCACCACGGACGAGCCGGACCGCTCGGGCATCCGCGTGGAGCCCTCGGGCAAGCCCGAGTCCGCCCCGGTGGCGGCGCCCGCGGTCCCCTGA
- a CDS encoding type 1 glutamine amidotransferase domain-containing protein gives MSSVRRVLIPLPDQDFDVTEVAVPWRLLTDAGHQVVFATEKGQVAAADPLLLTGVVFGKLGAEPEPKRFYENMLASPAYQQPIAWDAIRPEDYDGLVLPGGHAPGMRQYLGSETLQAKVAAFWKLGRPVGAICHGVLVLARAKDPATGQSLLAGERTTCLPKYMERAAYFLTAWKVGRYYRTYPAYVEDEVRDALAHPRQFERGPREYSRRGTATDHAPAFVVESGRYVSARWPGDAYLFTERFRAKLEASVK, from the coding sequence ATGAGCTCCGTGCGCCGCGTCCTCATTCCGCTTCCCGACCAGGACTTCGATGTGACGGAGGTCGCCGTGCCCTGGCGGCTCTTGACGGACGCGGGCCATCAGGTGGTCTTCGCCACCGAGAAGGGCCAGGTCGCCGCGGCGGACCCCCTGCTGCTCACGGGCGTGGTCTTCGGCAAGCTCGGCGCGGAACCCGAGCCCAAGCGCTTCTACGAGAACATGCTCGCCTCGCCCGCGTACCAGCAGCCCATCGCCTGGGACGCCATCCGCCCCGAGGACTACGACGGCCTGGTGCTCCCCGGTGGCCACGCGCCCGGCATGCGGCAGTACCTGGGCAGCGAGACGCTCCAGGCCAAGGTGGCCGCGTTCTGGAAGCTCGGGCGGCCCGTGGGCGCCATCTGCCATGGCGTGTTGGTGCTCGCGCGGGCGAAGGATCCCGCCACCGGCCAGAGCCTGCTCGCGGGCGAGCGCACCACGTGCCTGCCCAAGTACATGGAGCGCGCGGCGTACTTCCTCACTGCCTGGAAGGTCGGGCGCTACTACCGCACCTATCCGGCCTACGTGGAGGACGAGGTCCGCGACGCGCTCGCCCACCCCCGCCAGTTCGAGCGCGGTCCCCGCGAGTATTCCCGGCGCGGCACCGCCACGGACCACGCGCCCGCCTTCGTGGTGGAGAGCGGGCGGTATGTCTCGGCACGCTGGCCCGGCGATGCCTATCTGTTCACCGAACGCTTCCGCGCGAAGCTCGAGGCGTCCGTGAAATGA